The DNA region ttctcatGCCACTAGCAATGAAATATAAGCCCATATAGCTTCGATCTCACAAACACATAACAGGTAATCCATTCCATGTTTTTAGGACAATACCCTTTACTTTCATAAACTAAAATTACCCCCCTCCGAAATGAAAAAGAATACATAATGCAGCTAGGTAGGAAATAGGAAGGTGGACTTACCTTTTGACATGCTAACCTATGTTACTCGGATTTTGGTTTGACTTGTTAGATATATATGTGTCCGACATTGATATGTTTGTTAGATATGTAAGTGTCCGACGTTGATATGTTTATGTTCTTTTGGAGTGTCTTTGGAGATGATATCTCCTACTTGTGTACATGAATGTGTTGAATATAGGTGTTGGacaggtaaaagtatcatggaggtcaTTGTATTAAGTGTTGGATTATATTTTGccccctttactcaaaaaatagtaaattagtccttatacattagattaaaaagtaaattagttttattaatttttttttccatttttacggTTAAAAGCTAGTTCATGTATGTCGGCATGAGGTACATGTGGCATATCAAGTATAACTGTCTGGTTATTTATTAGCCACTTGAACTTTTTACAATAGAAATAGAtaagttttttaataaaaaattaatttattctttaatttaacgatcaatttatctaaattttgagtaaaggggaacaaaatgtaattttacttaAGTATCTCAATAGGAATGAAGGGATTTATGAAAAACCAAACTTGATGACAGAATCCGAACTCAGGTTTTGGGGTTCcttatttactttttcttcttctttcttctcatCAAGGAGAGTAATTTTTAGTCAGCATTGTCACCATATTTCTTGTAAAAAGCAATGGTGAAAGTTTTTAAGTTACAGCTTATGTTATGGTCAGAACTCCTGAAATGCATGACATCCTTAGGGTTGGGTCCATTTACAGGTCATACAAATTGTTTGCAGCACTATGAGGTTGAGTCATtggtgatttttttttatgttgagCAATTTGAGGCATTTAAGACTATTATTACTGCCCCCACAATTAATTGAGGACCCTAAAGGTTTGGTATTGGACAGAGAATGAGAAAGAACTGTACATAATGAAGTTTAGATTCtttaatttgatgaaattatttGAGGGCTTTTTAGGGGTTTATGTTGTGTTTGTTGCCCCccaaaaaaccaaaaatcaagGGGTATTTAAGAAAGTTGCCACTTCATCCTCATCCAAACATGCCCTCAATCAAATGtcaaaataatttatcatttttatactttttgCTCTCCCATCATTTCACTTGACAATAAAAAATTCCCTCCAATCCAAATGATTTTCTTTGGTGAAAGATCTTTTTTACCCTATCAACTCAATCATTTAATCCAAATGGATAACCAAAAAAAGGGCGATTTCTTTATAAAAGATTGTAACATATGACACAGGTTTTTGTGCTAATTTGCAAATTTTAAAATCAGGTCCAATTAgtaaattatattcaaaattattaaactattgctaagtttatattttgatcactcaacttaaaagaattacaaaattgtaattaaattattcaaaaatttttaaaaaatgtttggtTAGTGGGCCTCAAGCTACGATTTGAAGATTTAATGATTGATATGATGGATATGTACTCATCGATAAGTAGAAGAATATGATTTAGATTCAAGTTGATTTGATGATCAGTGTTGGAGATCGAATAAGAAAATtgtttagattttggttcgtAAATTCATGACATTCAAAGTTGCTTCATGAAAAAAGTTGTAGAAGAGAAGATGAATGAAAGTTTTTTATTGGTGCAGGCGGTGCAAACAGTTAACGTCATATGACTACAATTTTAACAAACctatgatttaaatgaaaacattCGAATATTTCattaaccattttataactttttgaaattgagtgatcaaaatgtaaatttagtaATAGTTTAGCGACATTGAGtgtagtttaccttaaaaaaatagggataaatctcaaaactatacatgaactatggtttaatgtgcaattgtatacatgaactttgattttgtgtaattttatatgtaaaactttgatttgatccaattcttgtaaattattaacataattattgatatcacatcattttatgtttatatattgcatacgtAAATAATTATATcgatccaatataaaaataaattgatatatttatttctttaaatatgtatgaataaatcaaaattaaagtttcaaatatacatttgaaccacaatcagAGTTTCATGTGTACAATTGTactaaattaaagtttatgtatacaattaaacattaaattaaaatttatgtataattttgagatttattccccaaaaaagagaaaaatggtgTAATGAAAttcaacaaaataattttaacaaagttaacagttgaatttaaataaaaaatagtcgattgagtcttagctcgattaaCATACACATTGTTGTCAGTAcaagaggatgtgggttcgagtgcgctgaagcacattattcttctatttaagAGTTGAGAAGAAGTTTATGGATAATTTTAAGAACTGtataaaaaagaacagatataattAAAATCACATTGGTAGTTCAAAATCAAAAAATATCTAAACTAAAAAAAgtgataaaattttgcaaaagaaagaaagataaataCAAGAAAACAAAAGGGATTGAAGACAAATTACAGcatgtgagagagagagagatcacATATAAAGGAAACAGCATCAGCCAACGAGATAAATAAGTGAACTCTTTTGAACATTTTTTAGTCATTTTCCTCATTTTTGTCACTACTCTCTACTCCTCAGTGATGGACTGAACGTGGCATGCCCTTTCCCCGTTCTACTCCTATACTAGTATCTTTCAGGCAGAAATTTTAAGACAAACTACAACACTGTCCAAAAAATACAGCCTTGGAAACCACATTTCCTTGTCTTTATCTCTCTcaatcaaaggaaaaaaaaaggaacagTCTTTCCCTCTTTTCTCTCTCTTAAACAGCCTTTTGCtgatatataaaaattttgtctCAAAGACAGCTTTCGAATATTCAAACTTTTTCCTCTCTCTAACTTGTATCAGTTTACTATTTGAATCCTTCAATAATACTAAAAGTGAAATGTAGTAAAGCTCTTTTGGATTAAAACccaggaaaaaaaatattttcttttccaagaaGCTCCCCCCCTTTTTGTAAATCACATTTTCTTGGGAGATTCTTGTAAAAAGTTCGGATTTTCTTGGTGGGTTTTGGATTTTAAGTTGAAAGATTGAAAGGGTTTTTTGAGTTAAAAAGTAGTATGAAGATCAAGGAAGGTGATCATGAAGATGTAAATGCCTTTTAGAGAAAGGTGAttgtttgatttttgatttttgatttgaCCCTTTTGAGTTTTGATGATATTTCTTTTGTTATTGGAATTTTTgttactgttttttttttgttgggttTAGCTTTTTATATGGTAAGTTATTTCTTGTTGTTGTGCTTTTCAAGTTTTGGCTTTTGCTAGGTTCTTTCCATTTCTTATTTCTATCAAGACTTGAAATGTCAATTTTGTCATGTTCTCGAATTCCcagaatttttttaaagatattttcttttttccccCCTTAGATCTTGAGTCAGGGTTTTCTGGGAAAAAGATTAAAGCTTGGTATTCTGGATTAGGCTGTCTATTTGTTTGAAGATTTGAAAAGGATATTTAAGGTATGGTCAACTTCATTCATAGTGTTATCTTTTTTATGATGTTGAAATCTTGATGctattaagtaatttaaaattttaatcttattttcaTTGATGTTGCTTTGTGGAGTTTTGGCTTAATAAACTATGAATCTATGTTACTCGGATTCGCATTCGAGTGTCGGATATGGATGTCCGACACAGGTACTTTTAGGACAAACTATGGATCCTAACAATATAGCTGTGAGAAAATGCAAGAAGATGTTCCTACACTAGTATGTGATTGTGCTTTAGCATTACTTATTTAAGCTATGATAGATTTAGCCCTATGGGTTTGTGAGGGTTTTACCGGGCGACGGTTTAGGTCGTGATTTAGCCGGAACAACTGGTTCTTGCATGCCTTGATTCAAAGCGAGATAATTTCCTGCCACTACCATATAAAATTCATCTCGAGTGCATTAGATTTGTTTGAGATTATAGTTTGCATTGTTTTGACTGAGACATGTTTGGTTGTTGGATGTTCTCTATTGTGATTAATGCTATTTTTTTCTTAGTAGGAAAGCATTATGGTTGCGAAGGGACGCCAGAATGGCACAGGCTCTGCAAAAGTGGAGGTTGGAGAGATAGATACTAGTGCACCTTTTCAATCCGTTAAAGATGCTGTCACTCTTTTTGGTGAAGGTGCTTTCTCCGGGGAAAAACCCGCCAAAAAAAAGTCAAAAGCTTATTCTGCTGAGGTAAATGACTCTTCAAACTTCTCTTTTTAACCAGAAATGTTGTTTCAAGATGTCATAGTTTGAAACTTTTGAGATTtggatatgatatttattgcattttcatgtttttcttttgcttttatatTCGGATATGATATTGTTGGATATGGGTATGTGTCCACTATGGGTATGTTCAATTCTTTCTATGTATTTCAAGGGTCCTTGGAGGGTTCATCCCCACATTCATGTCCGAGTATTTGTTTTACTGTTGGACATGAATGCTTCAAGTAGAATGAAGAGTTGGGGCAGCATTGTTTAATTCTCGGTTTTTTCTTATTTGGTTGTTGAACAGAGAATAGTGGCAAAGGAGACACAACTTCACGTGGCTCAAAAAGAGTTAAACAAGTTGAAGGAGCAACTAGAAAATGCCAAGACAACGAAGACTCAAGCACTCGCAGAGCTTGAAAAGGCCAAAAGTATGGTGGAGGAACTGACTTGCAAACTCAAAACCATTAATGAATCAAAGGATTCTGCAATCAAGGCTACAGAAGCTGCAAAGAGTCAGGCAAAGCAGATTGACGAAGCAAATTCTGATGTTCTCCCGGGACCTGATGATGCTCGGAGCCAGGACTTGGAAACTTCTAGGGAGCAATACATGGCTGTGATTGCTGAACTCGATGCTGCGAAACAAGGATTGAGGAACCTTCGTCAAGACTGTGATGCATCCTTAGAAGCGAAAATTACGGCCATCAACTTAACGTTAGAAGCTAAACATTCGGCTAAGGCTAATATCGAGAAGATTGGAGAGCTCTCTAAGCAAATTTCATCTTTACAAGGATCAATTGGACAAGTGAAGCTTGCATCTCTTGAAGCACAGCAAGAAGAAGCTAAATTTTTTGCCGAAAAGGACACACGGAGAGAACTATATAAAGCTACCATTGAAGATTCGAGAAAGAAGTTGCTTGCTTTAAAGAATGAATTTGACCCAGAACTTACGCGAAATCTTGAAGCACAACTGTTGGAAACAGTTAATCAGATTGGGGATTTGCAGAAGCAGATGGAAAATGCAAAGGCTTCTGATTTGGAGTCTGTACGAATTGTTACTTTGGAACTGGATGGAGCTAAAGAAACACTGCAAAAAGTTGCTGAAGAAGAGAACTCGTTGAGAAGTATGGTGGAGTCTCTTCAGTTGGAACTCGAGAATGTGAAGAAAGAGCATTCAAAACTGAAGGAGAAGGACTTAGAAATGGAGTCCATTGCTGGGAACCTGCACGTTAAGCTTCAGAAAAGTAAATCCGAGCTTGAAGCTTTCCTTGTAGAGGAATCGAAAACAAGAGGTGCTTGTGAAGAAATGTTTTCAACCCTCCAACAGTTTACAGTGGAAACGGGAAAAGCCCGGTTAGAAGGAACAGAGATGAAGAAGGAAGCCGAGAAATTAAAGTCGGAAGCAGAAGCCGCAAGAATTTCACTTGAGGAAGCCAGTAAGCAACTGAAAGCTGCTTTGGAAGAAGCTGAAGTTGCTAAAGAAGCTGAGATAAGAGCACTTGATCAGATAAAGATGCTTTCTGAAAGAACAAGTGCTGCACGTACCTCGACCTCAGAATCTGGAGCCAATGTCACTATCTCCAGGGAAGAATTTGAGGCTTTGAGCCATAAAGTGGAAGAATCTGATAATTTAGCTGAAATGAAAGTGGCAGCTGCCATCGCTCAAGTGGAAGCTATAAAGGCTAGTGAAAACGAGGCCCTCAAAAGGTTAGAGGCGACTCAAAAAGAGATTGAAGACATGAAGGTTGCAACTGCCGACGCTTTGAAGAGGGCTGAGATGGCTGAAGCAGCAAAGAGAGCAGTGGAAGGAGAGCTCCGTAGGTGGCGTGAAAGGGAACAGAAAAAAGCAGCTGAAGCTGCATCCAGGATCCTAGCAGAAGCACAAATGTCAACTGAATCATCCCCACAACACTATAGACTTCAAAAGCCGAACCCACCAGAGAAAATTCAGGTACATAAGT from Gossypium hirsutum isolate 1008001.06 chromosome A04, Gossypium_hirsutum_v2.1, whole genome shotgun sequence includes:
- the LOC107931154 gene encoding WEB family protein At5g55860, with the translated sequence MVAKGRQNGTGSAKVEVGEIDTSAPFQSVKDAVTLFGEGAFSGEKPAKKKSKAYSAERIVAKETQLHVAQKELNKLKEQLENAKTTKTQALAELEKAKSMVEELTCKLKTINESKDSAIKATEAAKSQAKQIDEANSDVLPGPDDARSQDLETSREQYMAVIAELDAAKQGLRNLRQDCDASLEAKITAINLTLEAKHSAKANIEKIGELSKQISSLQGSIGQVKLASLEAQQEEAKFFAEKDTRRELYKATIEDSRKKLLALKNEFDPELTRNLEAQLLETVNQIGDLQKQMENAKASDLESVRIVTLELDGAKETLQKVAEEENSLRSMVESLQLELENVKKEHSKLKEKDLEMESIAGNLHVKLQKSKSELEAFLVEESKTRGACEEMFSTLQQFTVETGKARLEGTEMKKEAEKLKSEAEAARISLEEASKQLKAALEEAEVAKEAEIRALDQIKMLSERTSAARTSTSESGANVTISREEFEALSHKVEESDNLAEMKVAAAIAQVEAIKASENEALKRLEATQKEIEDMKVATADALKRAEMAEAAKRAVEGELRRWREREQKKAAEAASRILAEAQMSTESSPQHYRLQKPNPPEKIQVHKLEKERSSISKKVLLPNISGIFNRKKNQIEGGSPSYLPGENPF